A part of Lacerta agilis isolate rLacAgi1 chromosome 7, rLacAgi1.pri, whole genome shotgun sequence genomic DNA contains:
- the LOC117049407 gene encoding LOW QUALITY PROTEIN: plant intracellular Ras-group-related LRR protein 2-like (The sequence of the model RefSeq protein was modified relative to this genomic sequence to represent the inferred CDS: substituted 1 base at 1 genomic stop codon) translates to MEVVGNFPLPLLTSXPAMEMPTERDPQYKGGKKLKLEGKDLMSVPLQIFALQGLRVLEMTPERESCLRYRMDLVPREIGHLQNLALLCLDSNNLKEVPAEIGSLGKLERLTLSNNSITSLPEEIGGLQKLHSLHLANNSLAELPTPVCQLRNLVFLDATDNHISTIPDTIQQLQKLETLLLLFNSLGHLPRGVCSLKALKTLWLGQNNLKALPSNFGQLVNLDWGSNYCSCSFEGNPLVQPPPEVCSGGPVVIRKYFASLRG, encoded by the coding sequence ATGGAAGTAGTTGGCAACTTCCCTCTGCCCTTACTGACCAGCTGACCAGCAATGGAAATGCCAACAGAACGTGATCCTCAGTACAAAGGTGGGAAAAAGCTCAAACTGGAAGGCAAAGATTTGATGTCAGTGCCTCTCCAGATCTTTGCACTGCAAGGACTGCGAGTTTTGGAGATGACTCCGGAACGAGAGAGCTGCCTGAGGTACAGGATGGATCTCGTCCCTCGTGAGATTGGCCACTTGCAAAACCTGGCCTTGCTCTGCCTGGACTCCAACAACCTGAAAGAGGTCCCTGCTGAGATAGGCTCTTTAGGCAAGCTGGAGAGGCTCACTCTCAGCAACAACAGCATAACCTCCCTGCCTGAGGAAATAGGAGGCCTCCAGAAACTTCATAGTCTCCATTTGGCAAACAACAGCCTGGCAGAGCTCCCTACACCTGTTTGTCAGCTGAGGAACCTGGTTTTCTTAGATGCTACCGATAACCACATCAGCACCATCCCTGACACcatccagcagctgcagaaactggaaacattgctgctgcttttcaatTCTCTCGGGCATCTGCCAAGGGGAGTCTGTTCCTTAAAGGCCTTGAAGACTCTCTGGCTAGGACAGAACAACCTCAAGGCTCTCCCATCAAACTTTGGTCAGCTGGTAAACTTGGACTGGGGTTCAAATTACTGTTCCTGCAGCTTTGAAGGGAATCCATTGGTGCAACCGCCTCCTGAAGTGTGCAGTGGGGGACCTGTTGTGATAAGAAAGTATTTTGCCTCTTTAAGGGGATAG